The Pseudomonadota bacterium genomic sequence AGCCGTGATTGGGTGCGTGTTGGTCACGCGCGTCGCGAGCGCGGAGCAGCGACACGACTGGCCGTTGGCGCTGTCGCCCGAGGGCTGGAGCTTCACCGGAGACGTGTACACGGGCGGCACTCAGCTCACGCTTGAGCACCTATTGCCGATCTACGGTTCCAGCAACGACCTGAACACGAAGTTCGTCGCGCTAACCTCCTATCCATACGGGAACTTCCACGCGTCGCTGGACCTGCGCATCCTGGCCTTGAGACTGGGAGTCGATCTGGGCCTACTGATCGAATGGCCGGTGTTCAGCTTCGACCCCTTGCGCATCATGGCAAAGGGCCCGAAGGGGCTCGCCTACGTAGGCGGCCAGTACTGCCCGACCGTGGCCGACCCCTTGTCCCCTCTCGGGTGGCGACCGACGGGGCTGCCTTGCAGCGCCACACGTGCCGCACGTCGCGCCATGGCTTCGCAAGACGTCACCGACGGGCTGAAGCCCACGCCCTGGATCGAGGCCCGAGCGCAGTTGCTCGTGCCGCTGAACGAGTACGTGCTTTTTCGGACCGATGTCGGCTTGCAGTATCAGGATCGCCCGCCCAACACCTTCGACCAAGTGTACTCCATGCGCCATGACCCAGGTCTGCTGCTGCGCTGGGATTCGGTCCTGTTCGTCAAGCAGCGCGATTGGGGCGGCTTCGGCCTTTATTCGCGTCTGGTGAACGTCCCGCGTGATTCGGGCCGGCACTCCGAGTGGGTCTATGGTTTCCTCACGTTTCGCAGGTTGGGCTTGCTCCGGCGCAACGACGCCATCGCGCTGTGGGCGCTGTTCGAGCCGACCAGCGACGAGTACGGCATCGAGCAGTACCGCGTTCCCGTATGGGCTGTCATCGTGTATCGGGTGCGCCTGAGGCTCTAACCAGCCCGAACGGTGCCGGAGCGGCTCGGCCCGGACCTGTACAGCCACGGAGCAGAGCGCAGAGAAATGCTACAGTATTCCTCGGTCCGGCCCTGCGGGGGCGCTCGCTCTGGCATCCATTCCGAACGGGAACTGGGAACCAAAATGGGGCGGTTTACTCGGTGTAGCCCAGCGCCCTGAGTTGCTCGAGCTCCCGCTCGGCCACGTCGCTTGCCCTGACGTTGACCCCGGGCACCCGAGCCAGTGCTCTCAGCAGCGCCTCGCGGACATCGTCATGCCCTTCGACGACCTCTTCGGAAACTCCTTGCCCGAGCCTTGCGAGCTTGCGTGGAACGCATCTTTTGCGCTTGATTCGACAGTACAGCTTCCAGTCGCCTTGTCGGATCGCTGCAAGCTTTCTCCAGATCGACACGGCTCGTCGCGGTCCCGGTTCGAGCAGGCTCTGGCCGTGTAGCTCCAAGTGGGCGAAGGGGATGCCCAGGAGGTCCAGCAGTGTGGGCATCACGTCGAGAGTGCTCACCCGCTGCTGACGGGTGTCCGGGGGGAAGGGCGAGGCACCGGGGACTCGAAAAAGCAAGGGCACACGCGTCTCGACCTCCTGCACCGTGAAGCAATGGTCCCAGACCCCTTTTTCGCCCAACCGCTCGCCGTGGTCCGACAGCAGGACGAAGATCGTCTCGTGCGACCCCCCCGCGCGTTCGAGGCCCTGAAGCGCTCGACCGACATGCGCGTCCGTGAAGGCGATCTCGCCATCGTAGAGCCCGATCAGGCGCCTGCGCTCGGCAGGATCGAACTCGTCGACCTTGTACCAGATTCTGCCGAGCTGCTTGCCGAGCCTGCGCTGATAGCCTCGCCGATCGCCGTCCGCAAAGCGCTCGCCGCCACCCGTGTCGAACTGCTCGAAGTCGGCATGCGGTGAGTAGGGGTCGTGGGGATCGAAGTAGTGGAGCCAAAGAAAGAAGGGGCGCGTGCTCGTGCGCTGCTCCACCCAGCGTAGGGCGCGATCGGTGACCTCGTCGGCCGTACGGGTGGTCATCTTGTAGCGATCGCGCCGATGCTTGGGCTGTATGTCCCAATGCTCGAAGCCGCGGCGGTACTCCGCAAGCCGGCGATAAAACACGTGCTGGCTAACGATGGCGGCGGTCTCGTAACCTCGGGCATGGAAGATGACGGGCAGCGTGATGGCCCGAGCGTCGTAGGTGGAGCTCAGGATCTGGCGCACCGAGGGCTT encodes the following:
- a CDS encoding sulfatase produces the protein MVSVDTLRADHLSVYGYGEPTTPELASFFPDDGIFATATTGAPCTKPSVRQILSSTYDARAITLPVIFHARGYETAAIVSQHVFYRRLAEYRRGFEHWDIQPKHRRDRYKMTTRTADEVTDRALRWVEQRTSTRPFFLWLHYFDPHDPYSPHADFEQFDTGGGERFADGDRRGYQRRLGKQLGRIWYKVDEFDPAERRRLIGLYDGEIAFTDAHVGRALQGLERAGGSHETIFVLLSDHGERLGEKGVWDHCFTVQEVETRVPLLFRVPGASPFPPDTRQQRVSTLDVMPTLLDLLGIPFAHLELHGQSLLEPGPRRAVSIWRKLAAIRQGDWKLYCRIKRKRCVPRKLARLGQGVSEEVVEGHDDVREALLRALARVPGVNVRASDVAERELEQLRALGYTE